A DNA window from Bacteroidales bacterium contains the following coding sequences:
- a CDS encoding TraB/GumN family protein produces MKSYKVLITSLFLLFSIFIQAQENSTTEKSLLWEISGNGLETPSYIFGTIHLIPVEDYFFTDVMKEKLLSCKTLALEIDINMSLADKIDMAKKIMLPDGKRLSDFLTEEQYQEYSAYILDSLKIKESKFKQMNMLKPIFASSIILVELLGKTKTYEEELNKLAKKKELNVIGLETADYQLCILNGISLEKQIEMIFKDGLSGNPTEEFQEILDVYKEQDLEKMNELFKADESLAEFGDDLLVNRNKNWIPVMEKQMKKNSIFVAVGAAHLPGETGVLNLLRNKGYTITATDIKK; encoded by the coding sequence ATGAAGAGTTATAAAGTTTTAATCACAAGTTTATTCTTGCTTTTTTCAATATTTATTCAAGCACAGGAGAATTCAACAACAGAAAAATCATTACTTTGGGAAATTTCCGGGAACGGTCTTGAAACTCCGTCATATATATTCGGAACAATACATCTTATCCCTGTTGAAGATTATTTTTTTACGGATGTTATGAAAGAAAAACTCCTGAGCTGCAAAACATTAGCATTAGAGATAGATATTAATATGTCTTTGGCGGATAAAATTGATATGGCAAAAAAAATAATGTTACCCGACGGAAAACGATTATCCGATTTTCTTACCGAAGAACAATATCAAGAATATTCTGCATATATTTTAGATTCATTAAAAATCAAAGAATCAAAATTTAAACAAATGAATATGCTGAAACCGATTTTTGCATCTTCAATAATTTTAGTAGAACTTCTCGGAAAAACAAAAACTTATGAGGAAGAACTTAATAAACTTGCAAAAAAGAAAGAACTAAATGTAATAGGTTTGGAAACAGCAGATTATCAGTTATGTATATTGAACGGAATTAGTTTAGAAAAGCAAATTGAAATGATATTTAAAGACGGTCTAAGCGGAAATCCGACAGAAGAGTTTCAAGAAATATTAGATGTTTATAAAGAACAAGATTTAGAAAAAATGAATGAACTTTTTAAAGCTGATGAAAGTTTGGCAGAATTCGGAGATGATTTATTGGTAAACAGAAATAAAAATTGGATTCCTGTTATGGAAAAACAAATGAAAAAAAACAGTATCTTTGTTGCTGTCGGTGCTGCTCATTTGCCGGGAGAAACCGGAGTTTTGAACTTATTAAGAAATAAAGGCTACACAATTACTGCAACTGACATTAAAAAATAG
- a CDS encoding Crp/Fnr family transcriptional regulator — translation MIEINLKLLKQKFPQFEKKMLKEMLSSGIVKEIPEAVEVIRHGQYLKMLPVVLDGVVKVYSQYEDKEFLLYYIKSQESCIMSMSAVLHNSPSRIFAVTGTDTVLMMFPVDKVKKWVKTSPAFNSLFYNLYDDRYSDLINTLNQVLFEKLDKRLYEYLQEKSKVSGLKKINITHKVIATELGTAREVVSRILKKLENNKQIIQGKGNIELLY, via the coding sequence ATGATTGAAATAAACTTGAAATTACTAAAACAGAAATTTCCTCAATTTGAAAAAAAAATGCTAAAGGAAATGCTCTCTTCCGGAATTGTAAAAGAAATTCCCGAAGCAGTAGAAGTTATCAGGCACGGTCAATATTTAAAGATGCTGCCGGTTGTGCTGGACGGTGTTGTTAAAGTTTACAGCCAATATGAAGATAAAGAATTTTTGCTTTATTATATCAAATCGCAAGAGAGTTGTATAATGTCAATGTCTGCCGTTTTGCATAACAGTCCGAGCCGTATATTTGCCGTAACCGGTACCGATACTGTTTTAATGATGTTCCCGGTTGATAAGGTAAAGAAGTGGGTAAAAACCAGTCCGGCATTTAATTCATTGTTTTATAATTTGTATGATGACAGATATTCAGACCTTATTAACACCTTAAACCAAGTTTTGTTTGAGAAACTTGATAAAAGATTATATGAATATCTACAGGAAAAATCAAAAGTTTCCGGCTTAAAAAAGATTAATATTACGCATAAAGTAATTGCAACAGAACTCGGAACTGCAAGAGAAGTTGTAAGCAGGATATTAAAAAAACTAGAAAATAACAAACAAATTATTCAAGGCAAAGGAAATATTGAACTTTTATACTAA
- a CDS encoding AhpC/TSA family protein: MLNSIINKYLKNILYIVALLIFTNNKVTSQEQLKTGSKAPEIKAIDHDNNTFVLREKLKEGPVVLLFYRGEWCKYCNLYMHDLADSLSFVTDMGANVVAITPESNEYIDITIEKSKATFSIIYDEEHKIMDDYKVTWHVSKFANFFYKLSGKNLNKANNNSDRALPVPATYIIDKDGTIKGGYFNENYTKRMPVSEIIKVLKTI; the protein is encoded by the coding sequence ATGCTAAACAGTATAATCAATAAATATTTAAAAAATATTTTGTATATTGTTGCGTTATTAATTTTTACAAATAATAAAGTAACATCACAAGAACAACTGAAAACTGGCTCAAAAGCCCCTGAAATAAAAGCAATTGATCATGATAACAACACTTTTGTTCTGAGAGAAAAGTTAAAAGAAGGACCTGTTGTTCTTTTATTTTACAGAGGAGAGTGGTGTAAATATTGTAATTTGTATATGCACGATCTTGCAGATTCATTGTCTTTTGTCACAGATATGGGAGCTAATGTTGTTGCAATTACACCTGAAAGTAATGAATACATTGACATAACTATTGAAAAATCAAAAGCAACATTCAGCATTATTTATGATGAAGAGCACAAAATAATGGATGATTATAAAGTTACATGGCATGTCAGTAAATTTGCTAATTTTTTCTATAAATTAAGCGGAAAAAATTTAAATAAAGCAAATAATAATTCTGACAGAGCATTGCCGGTGCCTGCAACATACATTATAGATAAAGACGGAACAATAAAAGGTGGTTATTTTAATGAAAATTACACAAAACGAATGCCTGTAAGTGAAATAATAAAAGTGTTGAAAACTATATAA